TGCAATTATTAAACCCTTACAAACCTcaagctataaataggagaatgGAGTAAAGAATGGGGGTTGGAAACTCTGGAAAGAAGaagggagaaaagagagagaaagagagcgaATTTGGAAAGCTAGGGAAAAGAGTAACACGGAGAGGAAAGCAAGGGTGTTTACTGGGGTTAAGGGAAGTTAAAAGTCTTATTTGGGGTGGAACTGCCCTTAGTAAGAAACACTAGGCCCACTCTATAAGTAAATTGTGAGCCAAATTCTAGGCTTGGTCCTTCAGGCTGAGTTTGGGTGCTCACAATTACTTTCTTGTTTGTCAAGTTTTACTGAGTCTTTAAATAAATCTTCAAGTCTCTAAACATTTTTGAAGAAGTGAGATttagtttaataaaattattgagttttctttattgtttctCTAATGGATTCCAGATTCATTTTCCTTATGAATTCGAGGTTATCTTTTAGAAACAAATgtgttttgttgggttttgagtttgtaatgttggcaaaccatgacaaaaactaagtctcattaatttagaatggtctacattgaagcccaagaaaaaaaactcaagtttgggataaaaacaaatgagttaCAAGCTGTTTGGTTCGATTGATACTCGATTGATGCTAGTGatattcgatcgatcgaaaatcgcaTATCAGCAAAATTAGCAAACGTAAAAAGGCCATAACTTATCCGTTTGAAACCCAAATCGCGAGCCATTTTTTctagtatttaaaggacattataagctaactCTAGGTGgggttttgagagttttttttagagagattagagtgcatcttgtgcctttttttttgtagatttagggttttgtacccaaaaactctcttatgtcttctaccagtgttattccttgaagaatcttaagatccggtgttgtagaagttgttgccttctctagtcatcaaaggtgctgatgatctaaaccttcaagggtggtcttggagtcacaaacaggagagtttgtgttgctaaacctttgagtgtgatctcaaagtcacaaatgtgGGTGTTCaggttttgcaaaggccaaagaaagaaggagttcatggtctcggagcttgcacgtggtcgtgtcagtaaattTCTACTGgtaggtagcaataggatgttagtggtttaagtcctattgtaaaacttcgattctttcatagtgaatttgctttttaccttgaggatagctaggttaaatcatccccaagttttttaccggtttggttttcctgggtcatcatatctttgtgttctttatattctgcactttacattgatatgattatatgattgtgttaacctagatctgaaatttggactaaataatcacttgactaatttattaggttaatccaattgtgtttttaaggagtctaaaaacaaacatattttgttttttattttttagaaatataaacatgttctatttttttgtttcttattaatAAAATACCTTGTAATAGgaatattaatgaaaattggTAATGTGTTAACTAATTCTTTTGTAAAGTAACATGGTGGAAAACTGTCGAAATGTGTTatcattttgattcttttaatcTTTGCAttctgtgtgtgtatatatatatatctattctcGTAATAGAAGAATTTTATAATCTTCCTAGATTGAAATCTATTATCTTGATtctaacttgttattgaatttaaCATTATCATTTGACCTCATACTTTTACTTATATCCCTATTCTTTGTGACAAAAACTTGTTCTTTGTGTCATCAATGCCCACATCTTTTCCCCTAATTTTGTATTGAATATGTTGTCTTTCACATCACTCGACAACAACACCACTAAAATCAGAGTTATAAATGATACGACCAAAGTTTCTTAACTGTTAGGAAGAGGGCTCAATGGTTGCAAACTTGCAATGCCTGTAACTCCTCATCTAATGTTATCTTCATTGAAGCCAACTGATTCTTCAAAGTCTACAATTCACTCAAATACTCAACAACAACTATTCACCCTTTAAATTCATAAATTCACAAGCTTCCTAATTAACAATTCTTAATTTTAAGTCATTCGCTCGTACAAGCTCTCCTACTTTTTCAAAGTGTATAAACACTAGTATCACTTGCAATGTGATGAAAGGCGCAATCATCTACTCATGACAGATAAACCTGATAGTTTTCCTATTCATCTTTTTCCATCCTTTTTTAGATTTCTCCTTTGGATTGGTCATATCACCTTCAATAGGCTCAGACAAATcctaataataaaacaaatccTCCATCTTAGGCTTCCAAACAGGATAGTTTGGATGTTGGAACCCATTAATTTATCATGGTCTCAATTGTCTCTTCCATCTTATTTCACATAATAAAACACACACTAGGTCAGCtaagctttgataccacttaTTGGGCCACAATCTAGCCTTGGTATATTAATAAATTCAACAAATGATTAATTTTAACCAATTCCAGatattctaaataaaattaccAAACCAAGATTTCAAACTAGTCCTAAGTAAATAAGTTTTCTATGTGAAGGGAAAAACCATAGGATTAAATTTGAATAAATCTACTACAACAAAATCAATTACATTAGACTCTAATGTTTATGTCTAAAACTTGAGTTTAGAACAAATTCATTAATATCACCTTTGtagaaattaatataaaatcaattaaaatcttCACTTACtcttagtacttttttttaagataaagtatcagaattttttgctaaataataattacaagaaaaatacaatagaTAATGTGGGGAGAGACCATGCACCTAGAGAGAGATTACAACCAAAAACAATccaaaatttgtggagaaaaaCCAATACGATCTAGCAAACATTTCTATATTTTCCAAGAAAACCAATACAATTTGGTAGATATTCTTATGCTCTCAAAAAAGAACATTACAATCTGATTTACCTCACAGACACCAAAACCAGATTTAGAAGAGAAATCCCACTTCATTGTGAAGATAACAGGGCTTGGTGCCAAGAGTAGGAAACCACCAGCACTAGAGAATCCATGTGAAGATCCAACAATCAGGTGCTAAGGAACTCAAATCCAAATAGGCGTGAGTCAAACTTGGTCCAGAGATTCCCTTTAAGGGTTTTTAGGGTGGCTCAGCTGCCACCGGTGGACAAGACACAGCGGATCTAGGCTGGCAAGTATCCACAACAAAGATGGAGAAAAACACCATTAAGGGCGGCGAGAGAGACACAAGGGTTGAGGAGGGCTCATGTAGAAGTTAGCACTTGCAGTAGAGCTATAGAGGACTCAGGCACATGTTAGCACCTTGTACTCATCGCGAAACTTTAAAGTAATTGCAAAATCAAGAAAGGAATTTTTGGAACTCCTCTCTTTCACAAATTTAAATACTACAACTCTATGTAATTGTGGCTCTCAAAAATCTCTCCTTAGAGaaacccttaattttttttccttgggtgTGTGACAAGTGACAACTAAAAAAACTAGTTCTTATTTTCTTTGTCCTCTCAAACGCACACCAcactatatctattttttttcctctcgcCAGCTCTGTCTGGCTCTCACTGtttgcctttttctttctttcctgatGGCACTCTAAAACCACAAATAAATTCTGTTAATATTAGAAACCCCAGTTACCTTTTGTTTTCTCCTAAGCAAATAAGCAATCGTTTGTCAAATGCAAAAAGCATTAGGTCTACTTTTGCCGGTGATGTGGGCCACTGACTTATAAACTTGTCTTGTGTGGGCTGGACTTTGTATCCGTACACCCAATAGAAAGATCGTTAACAATAATATCAACTTACCATCTAATGAAGTACTATGCAAGTTATGATTTGAGTTTCCAAAATGGTCTATTCGCTATATGTTTGTATACCAATTACATAATAAAACATGGCCATTTTAGCGAACATAAActgagaaaaaataattaacatgCATGCAATAGCGAGTGAGCTCTTGAAATGATAGCCAATTAGCTAATTAATTATTATGCCAACTGCATATTTTCTAGATGAAGCTGAACTATTCCTCTAGAAACAGTTTCTAAAAAGTTTTACAAGATATCTCCAACTTAATTTAAAAGATTCCAttgaatttcttcacaaaagaaaaacccttacaaagatgtgaaaattcaaatactttCAATGAGTTAACCAAGTTTAGGGTTCAGATCAAGGGAGTGGTTCTCAGCCAGTGGATACAATGTCACTTTCAGATGTATCTCGATGATAAGATAAGATCATTCAATTTCTGTTGCAGCCCAGATAGATCAAGGCAACCCAAATCATTGCCCTGTAATTCAAATTGGACAAACTCAGGCAGAATTTCCTAATTTCATGGGAACCCTAAACCTAgaaataaatgaattattatCAAACGTACGTACCTTGGATTGAATAGAGTAAATTAACCTTTCATTTTCTCTACTCGAAAAACAGTGAACTACATCAAGTCCTTCTCTGAGCAAGATTTCAAGCACTTCCGATAGAAGCAAACCTTCATTGACATTGGTTGTTACTAAAATTTGCACCCCATCACAACAAGGTTGGACTACAACACTcaaattagataaatttttaAGCTCATTCCTCCTCACACTCAATTCTTGGATCTTATTCTTCAGGTATGTAATATAGTTCATGGCCTCGTTTGTGTGATCAGATACCGAGCGCTTCCCCTAAAATCCCACCAAAACAACAATTATGCAAAGCAAGAAAATAAGGATACATAGCCATTTCTTGACAGAACATTGAAATTCCATAAGTTATGTAACATATGAAGGAAGAAAATTAAATGAAGGTTCATGAATCCTAACCTTAATCATTTCCATAGGGAGCAGTGACCGAAGTGATGCATTAAGAATggccattttctttcttctttgtctttcaGTGTCCCTACGCATGATCTTCTTATTAATAATAGTATTTGCTTTATCATTGTCTAATATTTGATGCGTGAGGCATTGATCCGGTACTTGATATTGTGGCATTCTATCTTCTTGGTGGGGAATGGATGAGAATTGCCACACCACCTAATCGCTTTGGTGGTAAGGAAACATTATTGGATGAAGACTActgtttcttcaagcttttcctctttgttgttatttattatatgtgaaagctaaaagaattaGACACCCCTATAGCATGGGAATGATGTTAAAGTTCGTTGTGGGGCtatcttttttacttttgtacCGAACAAATTCCTGCCCATTTTCTTTCACATTTGGTTGACCAACACTTGTCGTTAATCGACGCAGTGAGGATCGGACATTATTGGGCATGGCAAATTGACACGAAGCTGTAATATAAACCACATGGTTCAAGCAAATAGAACATTAGAATATTGCAAAGATATTTTAACGCACTAAGAACTATAgaattaaactaataaaatggtaacatgtcaattttttatttgcttttcctAACCTTAAGACACTTTCAGGTAGCGTTTCTCATTCGTACCCTAGTTTGTATACTATTTTTTAACTGTGTTCCTCGTTTTTGGTCCATTGCTTTAAGTTGTACGTGGATATGTGGATATATATCATTGGTGATTGGTTTCAAGAATGCAATGAACATGTAATAGACTggaaaagcatgagaaagaaTTAATTATTTGGAAAAGCCAAACTAAGTACCCAACCCCCAGCTTGGGGTTGAGTATCTTTGATGTGTTTGTGTAATTAAACACATTAAAGTACTAAttctttttgataattgaaCTCATTAAATTACCAATTGAAATATGTA
The sequence above is drawn from the Quercus lobata isolate SW786 chromosome 12, ValleyOak3.0 Primary Assembly, whole genome shotgun sequence genome and encodes:
- the LOC115970633 gene encoding transcription factor bHLH126-like, which codes for MPQYQVPDQCLTHQILDNDKANTIINKKIMRRDTERQRRKKMAILNASLRSLLPMEMIKGKRSVSDHTNEAMNYITYLKNKIQELSVRRNELKNLSNLSVVVQPCCDGVQILVTTNVNEGLLLSEVLEILLREGLDVVHCFSSRENERLIYSIQSKGNDLGCLDLSGLQQKLNDLILSSRYI